The Halodesulfovibrio sp. MK-HDV DNA segment CGATGAATGGTCACCTATAATTTCAGCTCCATACTCAGGATGCTTTCGCATTGTCTGCCATTCTTCTTCAGTAAGTTTACCAGGCTTACTCAAGATAGAATCAGGGATACCAATTTTTCCAACGTCATGCATTGGAGACGCCTGAAATACCAGCTGAACCCACTCATCACCTGCATCAAGCTGTTGAGCTATTATACGGGCATAATGGCTCATTCGGATAACATGCAGTCCAGTCTCGTTATCTTTGTATTCAGCAGCCTGCCCCAAACAACGAATGAGCTCCAAATGGGTGTTCTGCAACTCCATTGTCCGCTGCAAAACAAGCTCTTCCAAATGATGAGTTTGATCTCGCAAGGCCAGCTGAGTACTTACACGAGCTTTAACAATGGCAGGCAAGACAGGTTTTGCGATGTAGTCCACAGCCCCCAATTCAAAGCCCTGCGTTTCATTGTCCGCTGAATTTTTTGCAGTAATAAAAATTATCGGTATTTCTGCCGTTGCCGGATCAGCTTTTAAACGACGGCACACTTCATACCCGTCCATTACCGGCATGACTACATCAAGCAGAATCATGTCGGGAGACGGATTGTTACGTGCAATTTTAAGTGCTTTTTCACCTGTTCGAGCAGCTTTAACTTTATACTGCGGTTGCAGGATAGTTCGCAGTATCTCAATGTTTTCCGGTGCGTCGTCGACCACCAGAACTGTTAATTTGTCTCTATTCACAGGACTAGCCCCCCATGCCTATATACTGTCAACACATACCCACTACGTAGCCAACCCTCTATCTACAAATGCGATTGATATATATATTTGTCTTCATTTCAAGGAAAACTTATTTATCACTTCAATTTTACATAGTTAAACAAATTATTATGCAGAAAGCTTCTCTACCCCTGTCTCAAGTTCTTCCAAAAGGATAAGTGCATTTTCAAAATCATAATCACGTACTAATTCCGACATGCTCCGAACAAGGTTTTGTAAATCCGGAGCGCCACCCATATGGCGCTGGATCTCTTCTATCAAATCCACAGCCTCGGTATCATCATCATCCAGCAGTGCACGTAATTGCAGCAGCTCGTCACCTAATATCTCTTTTGAGAGCTGAATATTAGAAATCACAGGCGCAAGCACAAGTTTATTTCGGATGTCATTCACGGTAACAGCCAATGCTCCATCAAGTGCGTTTATTAACTGACGCTGCATCGCATTACCATTCTTCGCAGTAATATTTGCATCAAGCTCTGCAGCGAGTTCCTGAATCTTTGTTGCCCCAATGTTACCTGCTACCCCTTTAAGAGTGTGCGCATACCTGCTTGCTGTTTCAATATCGTTTTTCTGCAACGCATCGTTCATCAATATGCAAAAATCTGCCTGCGTTTCTGCAAAGCGTGCAAGCAACCGCCGCAACAAGTTTTTATTCTGCTGACAAGTAGACAACCCTTTTTCAAAATCTACACCGGTAATATTCGGCAGCGTATCACTGCTGTCTGCACCCTGAGTCTTCAGTTCTACACCAATGGAAGGGGTGATCCAGCGAGCCATTTTTGAGAACATATCAAGTAGTTCTAATGGCTTTGCAATATGATCATTCATACCGACTTCAATAACTTTTTCTCTATCTCCCACCATTGCATTTGCAGTCATGGCAATAATTGGCAACCCAGCAAAACGGGCATCTTCACGCAATCTGCGGGTTGCTTCATAGCCATCCATGACCGGCATCTGGCAATCCATCAACACACCATCGAATTTTTTCTCTTCAAGAATATCCAAAGCTTCTTGCCCGTTTGTTGCTACAGATACAATCATACCGTTCGACTCAAGCAATTCCATAGCAAGTTCTTGGTTTACCTCATTATCTTCAACCAGCAAAATAACGGCGCCTGCGAGTTGCTGCAATGCATTGTCTACAGCATTTTTACGTCCGTTGTTTCGCTTCTCTGTCGCATTAAATATTCCTTTAACGGAAGAAAGAACCTGCAACAGTGAATTCTTGGTAAGCGGTTTTATCACACAAGCATCAATAATGCCTTGTTCCGCAGCGTCGGTAGCAGCCTCACGGCCAAATGCAGTTACCATAATTAAGTCTGGACAATTTTTCGAACCATACTGTTCTTTAATTAAGCTTGCTGTTGTGATGCCATCCATATCAGGCATACGCCAATCAAGAACAATCATCTCGTACTGTTCAGCCTTCACAGACTCTTTAACCATTTTTACAGCATCGATACCGCAATCAACGGCGTCCGTTACATACCCCAGCTCTGTTAACAACGAGCAGAGAATATCGCGTGAAGTTCTACTGTCATCGACAACAAGCACCCGTGCACCGTTAGACAACGCAACAGGAGCCTGTTCTGGACTCTCTACATCAACAGCAAGGCACACATTAAAGGAGAACGTTGTTCCACTTCCGTATTCACTCTCAACCCAAATCTCTCCACCCATAAGCTGAGCAAGACTACGAGAGATTACAAGCCCAAGACCGGTGCCGCCATATCTACGGGTTGTTGAAGTGTCTGCCTGAGAAAAGGATTTAAACAATTTGTAGATCTGTTCACGCTTCATGCCGATGCCGGTATCCTGAACAGAAAATAGAAGCGTAATGCTGTTTTCTGCCACAACTTCCACATCAACTGTGACGACAACCTCACCTTCATCGGTAAACTTCACCGCATTATTGCCAAGATTGATCAACACCTGCGTCAGCCGCAAGGGATCACCAATGAGCTTAGGCGGCACTTCAGGACAAATTCTAAAGAGCAATTCCAGCCCTTTTTCTTCTGCCCTCAACCCCACACGCCCGCAACATCCTGCATGACGTCATCAAGGTAGAATGGAACAGATTCTATCTGTAATTTGCCTGCTTCAATTTTAGAGAAATCTAGAATGTCGTTGATGATACCCAGCAGGGAATACGCAGCTCTGTGTACTTTTTCGATAAAGTTACGCTGCCGCCTGTTGAGTTCTGACTGCAATGCCAGATGGGACATGCCAAGAATTGCATTCATCGGAGTACGAATTTCATGACTCATATTTGCCAGAAATTCACTCTTTGCGTTGGATGCCTCTTCAGCAGTTATTCGAGCCGACTCAAGCTCCTGTTCCATCCGCTTACGTTGTGTAATATCGGTAAATACAATTACGCAGCCCTGAATTTCTTCTTCATTAATAATAGAACGGCATGTGTACTCAACAGGGAAAATATGCCCTGATTTCGCTTGAAAAAATTCATTCCTGTTCGTGCTTGTCTGTCCGGAATGTAGCGCATCATAAATACAGGATCGGGGAATAGTTGGCTCATTATCTTCTTCAAAGGTAAACAAAATCTGCTCGAGAATCTTCTTCCCGATTATTTCATCATCAGAGTATCCAAGATGATATAATGCTGCATCATTCGCAAAAATTACTTCCCCATCACTATTCAATCCAAGAAGCCCCTGCCCAACAGATGTCAAAATCAGACGCCATTGTTTTTCAAGATCCTGTAATTCTTGAGTTCTTTCAAAAACTTTATGCTTCAGCTCTTCCTTTGATTGGAGAAGGCTTTTATTTGCTTTTCTGCCAAGGCTTAGCGTGAAAAGAATAGATGGAATTGTGAACGAAAGCATAAGAAACATGATGGCAATAACACTATATTTAAACCGCGAGTACTGCTCTAACACTCCCGCTACTTTGCTCTCAGCGACCAGCCCGATATTTAATCCGGGAATCCAGCGAGCAAGGCCATATACCCCTTCGCCTTGAGGGTTCTGGTACTCAACTAAACGCATACCCGGATGCGCTTGAGTGCTCCCTTTTGTCTCGACGTTAAATGGAACATCTATTCCCGCAAAGGCGCTAACGTGCCCCTGAATATGGCTTTTGTTATTAACAGAAAGCCCCTGTATGCAGGTATCGTATAAGACTTCACCAAACTGGTTAACAGCAAAAATTTCTCCATGCTGCTCCGTTGTTGTGTCGTTGATAGAAAGATAGAAGTGTTCATTCACATCAAGCTGAGCCGCCACAACCGCAACAGACTTACGGGATGAGTTAACAACAGGCATAAGCAAATACATACCGCACTGCTGCCCACCTGTTGGAGCATCCGCATGATAGCATGGCGGTACAAAAACAGTTTGCCCTGCAAGAGCTTTTCGGAACAATCGAGGATGCCGCTTTGCAATCTTGGCGCCCTTATCGCTTTTGTCGCCGACAATAACCTCCCCCTGTACTGATAACAAAATGCGGGACTGTTCACCGGAGAGAACACTATACTGCTCCCAATAATTTTCCAGTGCTTGCAATACACGTATATACTCAAAAGTATCCCTATTGCCCGACAGCGACGCAACCTGATCGACGAGCGTAAAAAACATACCCCTGCCTATCATGTACTGAAGAATACGAGAGTGCATATCAATCATGCGCAACAAGCGAGATTCTGTTGATTCAAGTCTTTCAACAAGCGATTGCTGCTCTTTCTGAAGAATATCTTTCCGGCTCTCTGTTAAAATGAACCATGACGTTCCAGAACAGAACAACACAAACAGCGCGATTGCAATTAACAGCAGTCGCGCAAAATTAATCGAACCGAACGCAAGTCCTTCACTATATTTTGATTTTTTGTTTAGCGCACGAACAGTTATAAAGAGAGAACACAGCAGCGCAAAAAACAGCACAAACAACAGCGCCACATCTCTTTCAAATGTGTTTTCACTCGGCAGGCTCTGCACTGCAGTATTACGGGCGAGAACATATCGCTTTGTTATTTCGTCTTTGTCCGCTTCGCTTACAGAGTTTAATGTTTTTTCAATAATAGAATGCAAATATGGCTCATCTTTGGCCGTAATAAAATGCAGTGACTGAGATGGGAATGCGTCCTGCGGGACAGCTTTAATGCCTGAAAGACTGTTCTCTTTT contains these protein-coding regions:
- a CDS encoding histidine kinase dimerization/phospho-acceptor domain-containing protein, producing MKKYLEYALNCVVALLIFVAFVPVAEAQIDDAFARSTQSGSELASELSHLSAVFLYNLDVRQLEGTLSVIIKRTPYIKALRVVDTITGEPFFTYYRSRREHVFNEKIPLIAEQFPKYTSSIIYEDSTIGRLELFYQDPSLGTSKDRSVWLTEVESQWLEVNPVVRVGIEQWPPFNYVVPGEGPRGIVVDLMAKMSERAPVRFEYVLGTFSELMERFKQGELDLLPNVYYHPSRETFGDFSTQFMSVRDFLFVRQDDYSIKKMSDLRGKRVAIVKGYLTADLLPRRFPGIEVVSTPALVDSIAALLNNEVDALLDAHMAVLYAQKENSLSGIKAVPQDAFPSQSLHFITAKDEPYLHSIIEKTLNSVSEADKDEITKRYVLARNTAVQSLPSENTFERDVALLFVLFFALLCSLFITVRALNKKSKYSEGLAFGSINFARLLLIAIALFVLFCSGTSWFILTESRKDILQKEQQSLVERLESTESRLLRMIDMHSRILQYMIGRGMFFTLVDQVASLSGNRDTFEYIRVLQALENYWEQYSVLSGEQSRILLSVQGEVIVGDKSDKGAKIAKRHPRLFRKALAGQTVFVPPCYHADAPTGGQQCGMYLLMPVVNSSRKSVAVVAAQLDVNEHFYLSINDTTTEQHGEIFAVNQFGEVLYDTCIQGLSVNNKSHIQGHVSAFAGIDVPFNVETKGSTQAHPGMRLVEYQNPQGEGVYGLARWIPGLNIGLVAESKVAGVLEQYSRFKYSVIAIMFLMLSFTIPSILFTLSLGRKANKSLLQSKEELKHKVFERTQELQDLEKQWRLILTSVGQGLLGLNSDGEVIFANDAALYHLGYSDDEIIGKKILEQILFTFEEDNEPTIPRSCIYDALHSGQTSTNRNEFFQAKSGHIFPVEYTCRSIINEEEIQGCVIVFTDITQRKRMEQELESARITAEEASNAKSEFLANMSHEIRTPMNAILGMSHLALQSELNRRQRNFIEKVHRAAYSLLGIINDILDFSKIEAGKLQIESVPFYLDDVMQDVAGVWG
- a CDS encoding two-component system response regulator; the encoded protein is MNRDKLTVLVVDDAPENIEILRTILQPQYKVKAARTGEKALKIARNNPSPDMILLDVVMPVMDGYEVCRRLKADPATAEIPIIFITAKNSADNETQGFELGAVDYIAKPVLPAIVKARVSTQLALRDQTHHLEELVLQRTMELQNTHLELIRCLGQAAEYKDNETGLHVIRMSHYARIIAQQLDAGDEWVQLVFQASPMHDVGKIGIPDSILSKPGKLTEEEWQTMRKHPEYGAEIIGDHSSLLLSMAREIALTHHEKWDGTGYPYNLSGDDIPLSGRVVAIADVFDALTSERPYKHAWAVEDAVALIQENAGKHFDPKLVAVFLKELPAVLEIKKKYAENAADVSEHLHNVFGVCV
- a CDS encoding response regulator, which codes for MGLRAEEKGLELLFRICPEVPPKLIGDPLRLTQVLINLGNNAVKFTDEGEVVVTVDVEVVAENSITLLFSVQDTGIGMKREQIYKLFKSFSQADTSTTRRYGGTGLGLVISRSLAQLMGGEIWVESEYGSGTTFSFNVCLAVDVESPEQAPVALSNGARVLVVDDSRTSRDILCSLLTELGYVTDAVDCGIDAVKMVKESVKAEQYEMIVLDWRMPDMDGITTASLIKEQYGSKNCPDLIMVTAFGREAATDAAEQGIIDACVIKPLTKNSLLQVLSSVKGIFNATEKRNNGRKNAVDNALQQLAGAVILLVEDNEVNQELAMELLESNGMIVSVATNGQEALDILEEKKFDGVLMDCQMPVMDGYEATRRLREDARFAGLPIIAMTANAMVGDREKVIEVGMNDHIAKPLELLDMFSKMARWITPSIGVELKTQGADSSDTLPNITGVDFEKGLSTCQQNKNLLRRLLARFAETQADFCILMNDALQKNDIETASRYAHTLKGVAGNIGATKIQELAAELDANITAKNGNAMQRQLINALDGALAVTVNDIRNKLVLAPVISNIQLSKEILGDELLQLRALLDDDDTEAVDLIEEIQRHMGGAPDLQNLVRSMSELVRDYDFENALILLEELETGVEKLSA